One window of Lemur catta isolate mLemCat1 chromosome 3, mLemCat1.pri, whole genome shotgun sequence genomic DNA carries:
- the HES5 gene encoding transcription factor HES-5 — MAPSTVAVELLSPKEKNRLRKPVVEKMRRDRINSSIEQLKLLLEQEFARHQPNSKLEKADILEMAVSYLKHSKAFAAAAGPKSLHQDYSEGYSWCLQEAVQFLTLHAASDTQTKLLCHFQRPPAAPASAAEPKAPGAVPAPAPAKATARQPACGLWRPW; from the exons ATGGCCCCCAGCACCGTGGCCGTGGAGCTGCTCAGCCCCAAAGAGAAGAACCGA CTGCGGAAGCCGGTGGTGGAGAAGATGCGCCGCGACCGCATCAACAGCAGCATCGAGCAGCTGAAGCTGCTGCTGGAGCAGGAGTTCGCGCGGCACCAGCCCAACTCCAAGCTGGAGAAGGCCGACATCCTGGAGATGGCCGTGAGCTACCTGAAGCACAGCAAAG CcttcgccgccgccgccggccccaAGAGCCTGCACCAGGACTACAGCGAGGGCTACTCGTGGTGCCTGCAGGAGGCCGTGCAGTTCCTGACGCTGCACGCCGCCAGCGACACGCAGACGAAGCTGCTGTGCCACTTCCAGCGGCCCCCGGCCGCGCCCGCCTCCGCCGCGGAGCCCAAAGCGCCCGGCGCCgtccccgcgcccgcgcccgccaAGGCCACCGCGCGCCAGCCGGCCTGCGGCCTCTGGCGGCCCTGGTGA